A window of Lacibacter sediminis contains these coding sequences:
- a CDS encoding acetyl-CoA hydrolase/transferase family protein — protein MYKHIHYQSVEQALAVVKSGQRVFVQGSAQTPLYLLRELAKQSHRLEQVELVFITVQGDITVDQPQYEGIFNINCMFVSNSVRKAVNEGRADFIPVFLSDIPDLFNKGHLPIDVALVHVSPPDKHGYCSLGVSVDIARSAVNTAKYIIAQVNPNVPRTHGDSLIHTERFTSMVYCEEPLPEVDYGVKVREDEMQIGRYIAGMIEDGSTLQMGIGTIPDAVFKSLHNHKNLGVHTEMFSDGIIDLVERDVINNVNKKIHPNKTVTGFALGTRKLYDYVDDNPAFVFLDIDYVNDPHVIRRNPKVVAINSAIEVDITGQVCADSIGTTQYSGIGGQMDFMRGAALSEGGKPIIALTSRTAKGINRIVPFLKQGAGVVTTRGHIHYVVTEYGIAHLYGKNLRQRAKALIEIAHPDDREMLERACVERFKQFLVYDSHIH, from the coding sequence ATGTACAAGCATATACATTACCAATCAGTAGAACAGGCCCTCGCCGTGGTTAAGAGCGGCCAACGGGTGTTTGTTCAGGGCAGCGCCCAAACCCCCCTTTATTTATTACGTGAACTGGCTAAGCAGTCGCACAGACTCGAGCAGGTGGAGCTGGTATTCATTACCGTGCAGGGAGATATTACCGTTGACCAGCCACAATACGAAGGCATCTTCAACATCAACTGTATGTTCGTGAGTAACAGTGTACGCAAAGCGGTAAATGAAGGCAGGGCCGATTTTATTCCTGTGTTTCTCAGCGATATTCCCGACCTCTTCAATAAAGGCCATTTGCCAATTGATGTAGCGTTGGTACATGTATCGCCACCCGATAAACATGGCTATTGCTCACTGGGCGTAAGTGTTGATATTGCAAGAAGCGCCGTGAACACCGCCAAATATATTATTGCACAGGTGAATCCAAATGTGCCACGTACACACGGTGATAGTTTGATCCATACTGAACGGTTTACATCAATGGTGTATTGTGAAGAACCGTTACCTGAAGTGGATTATGGTGTGAAAGTGCGTGAAGATGAAATGCAGATCGGCAGATACATTGCCGGTATGATCGAAGATGGCAGCACCCTGCAAATGGGTATTGGTACTATTCCCGATGCGGTATTCAAATCCTTACACAATCATAAAAATCTCGGCGTACATACCGAAATGTTCAGCGATGGTATTATCGATCTGGTTGAAAGAGATGTCATCAACAACGTCAATAAAAAAATCCACCCGAATAAAACAGTAACAGGTTTTGCATTAGGTACACGCAAGCTGTATGATTATGTTGATGACAACCCTGCGTTTGTATTTCTTGATATTGATTATGTAAATGATCCGCATGTGATCCGTCGTAACCCAAAAGTGGTGGCCATCAACAGTGCCATTGAAGTTGATATTACCGGACAGGTTTGTGCTGATAGTATTGGCACAACTCAATACAGTGGTATTGGCGGACAAATGGATTTTATGCGTGGCGCTGCATTGAGTGAGGGCGGTAAGCCGATTATTGCACTTACATCACGCACTGCAAAAGGAATAAACCGCATTGTGCCATTTCTAAAACAAGGTGCTGGTGTGGTAACTACACGTGGACATATTCATTACGTGGTAACAGAGTATGGCATTGCACATTTGTATGGAAAAAATTTACGTCAACGTGCAAAGGCCTTGATTGAAATTGCACACCCTGACGATAGGGAAATGTTGGAGAGGGCTTGTGTTGAACGATTCAAACAGTTTTTAGTTTACGATTCTCATATTCATTAA
- the asnB gene encoding asparagine synthase (glutamine-hydrolyzing), translating to MCGIAGIVSMNPHHVSAERLKQMTDAIAHRGPDGEGFWLNENKTVGLGHRRLAIIDLSETGKQPMHFPFPTGEARPDMVERGPRERARYSITYNGEIYNYLELKEELKQKGYTFFTHSDTEVILAAYDYWKEECLQQFDGMFAFAIWDDKEQTLFTARDRFGEKPFYYFFDGEQFVFASEMKALWAAGVERTIDHSMLLNYIGLGWVKNPANLSQTFYENISGLPQSHYLKLDLRNGKNEIAQYWDLDKETQSTLTKAEAAEQFQQLFNTSVTRRLRSDVETGTSLSGGLDSSSIAAIIKSQNPGSKFQVFTASFPGFEKDETAYAKQVANQFQLQHHFVTPTAETLFNDIEKLIHHQEEPFQSSSIYAQFKVYELAKQQGIKVILDGQGADETLAGYHKYIHWFLQEKMRESSVVSHELNAFANHNIPVNWSWKNKLAARFPEMAAVQLENKANKQILNNKFIANNYRKTNFNKKSIFKPTVSKLNDLLYYNTMRLGLEELLRYADRNSMAHGVEVRLPFLSHDLVQFTFSLPSHYKIQNGYTKYILRESMKQVLPSSIVYRTDKIGYEPPQQQWMQSAGFMELLQTSRQKLVSENILKKEILKQPVNAQSAHAVKNDDWRYFCAAHLL from the coding sequence ATGTGTGGAATTGCAGGAATTGTTTCAATGAACCCTCATCATGTTTCAGCAGAGCGTTTGAAACAGATGACGGACGCTATTGCCCATCGTGGGCCGGACGGTGAAGGTTTTTGGTTGAATGAAAACAAAACAGTTGGTTTGGGTCACCGACGATTAGCGATCATTGATTTAAGCGAAACAGGTAAACAACCAATGCATTTCCCGTTTCCCACCGGAGAAGCACGACCCGATATGGTGGAGAGAGGCCCACGTGAAAGGGCACGTTACAGCATTACTTACAACGGAGAGATCTACAATTACCTTGAACTGAAAGAAGAGTTAAAGCAGAAGGGATATACCTTCTTTACACATTCTGATACAGAAGTTATCCTGGCTGCCTATGACTATTGGAAAGAAGAATGTCTGCAACAGTTCGACGGGATGTTTGCGTTCGCTATCTGGGATGATAAAGAACAAACACTGTTTACTGCACGTGACCGTTTCGGTGAAAAACCATTCTATTATTTTTTTGATGGCGAACAATTTGTTTTTGCCAGCGAAATGAAAGCATTGTGGGCAGCAGGTGTCGAAAGAACAATTGATCACAGCATGCTGCTCAACTATATTGGTTTGGGCTGGGTGAAAAATCCGGCCAACCTGTCGCAGACTTTTTATGAAAACATCAGCGGCTTGCCACAATCACATTACCTGAAATTAGACCTGCGTAATGGGAAAAATGAAATTGCACAATACTGGGATCTTGATAAAGAAACACAATCAACTTTAACCAAAGCAGAAGCTGCTGAACAGTTTCAGCAGTTGTTCAACACATCCGTAACAAGAAGATTACGGAGCGATGTTGAAACAGGCACATCATTGAGCGGAGGCTTAGACAGCTCATCAATCGCTGCAATCATCAAATCTCAAAATCCAGGTTCCAAGTTCCAGGTATTCACTGCTTCGTTTCCCGGTTTTGAAAAAGATGAAACAGCTTATGCCAAACAGGTAGCGAATCAATTTCAACTGCAACATCATTTTGTTACACCAACGGCAGAAACATTATTCAATGATATTGAAAAATTAATTCATCACCAGGAAGAACCATTTCAATCTTCGAGCATCTATGCACAGTTCAAAGTATATGAACTGGCGAAACAACAAGGCATTAAAGTGATTTTAGATGGACAAGGCGCTGATGAAACGTTAGCAGGTTATCATAAATACATTCACTGGTTTTTGCAGGAGAAGATGCGTGAATCGTCTGTCGTAAGTCATGAGTTGAATGCCTTTGCAAATCACAATATTCCAGTTAACTGGAGCTGGAAGAATAAACTGGCTGCACGGTTCCCGGAAATGGCAGCGGTACAATTGGAAAACAAAGCCAATAAACAAATACTGAATAATAAATTCATTGCGAATAACTATCGCAAAACGAATTTCAATAAGAAAAGTATTTTCAAACCAACCGTAAGCAAGCTGAATGATCTGCTTTACTATAATACCATGCGGCTGGGCTTGGAAGAACTGCTGCGTTATGCAGATCGTAACAGCATGGCACATGGCGTGGAAGTTCGCTTGCCTTTTTTATCGCATGATTTGGTGCAATTCACTTTCTCGCTGCCTTCGCATTACAAAATTCAGAACGGGTACACGAAATATATCCTGCGTGAAAGTATGAAACAGGTGTTGCCTTCTTCCATTGTTTACCGAACCGATAAGATCGGCTATGAACCTCCGCAACAGCAATGGATGCAATCTGCAGGTTTTATGGAATTGTTGCAAACCAGCCGTCAAAAACTCGTATCAGAAAATATCCTGAAGAAAGAAATCCTGAAACAACCAGTGAATGCACAATCAGCACATGCTGTTAAGAATGATGACTGGCGTTATTTCTGTGCGGCGCATCTGTTGTAA
- a CDS encoding ParA family protein has product MFTFALFNLKGGVGKTASCVNFAYLAAKDGYKTLLWDIDPQGATSFYYKVKPKQKVVMKDVVGKDAELADSIMATEYENLDIIPADITAKAHDVMIDEMQASKKRLATILKQLKSEYDFIFIDCPPGLSSLAENIFNASDIVLMPIIPTTLSVRTYHMVKDYFKEKNIDQKKMTCFFTMTDLRRNMHNEVMEELYKDKRFFENYIPYLSDVEKMGVHKAPLEEFARSSYAAQCYRDLWEEIEEGVL; this is encoded by the coding sequence ATGTTCACATTTGCTTTATTTAACCTCAAAGGAGGTGTTGGTAAAACTGCCAGTTGCGTAAACTTTGCATACCTCGCAGCAAAAGACGGTTACAAAACCTTGCTATGGGATATTGATCCGCAGGGCGCCACTTCGTTTTATTATAAAGTAAAACCGAAACAAAAAGTGGTGATGAAAGATGTGGTTGGAAAAGATGCAGAGCTGGCTGACAGCATCATGGCAACAGAATATGAAAATCTTGATATTATTCCTGCTGATATAACTGCGAAGGCGCATGATGTGATGATCGATGAAATGCAGGCATCAAAAAAACGGTTGGCAACCATCTTAAAACAATTGAAGAGTGAGTATGATTTTATCTTCATTGATTGCCCTCCGGGTTTAAGTTCATTAGCGGAGAATATTTTTAATGCATCTGATATTGTTTTGATGCCCATCATACCAACAACACTTTCTGTTCGCACCTATCACATGGTGAAAGATTATTTTAAAGAAAAGAATATCGATCAGAAAAAAATGACTTGCTTCTTCACCATGACCGATCTGCGACGCAATATGCACAACGAAGTGATGGAAGAATTATATAAAGACAAACGCTTCTTTGAAAACTATATTCCTTATTTAAGTGATGTAGAAAAAATGGGTGTACACAAAGCTCCGTTAGAAGAATTTGCACGCAGCAGTTACGCTGCACAATGCTATCGTGACCTGTGGGAAGAAATTGAAGAAGGAGTGCTGTAA
- a CDS encoding DUF2911 domain-containing protein, translating into MKLLSMIFLFVAFGFTATAQNGSKLPPLDKSPMDMSYYPVNYPVLRIQPNKVTEPLIARVIYSRPSKSGRKVFGELVEDGKIWRLGANEATEIEFYRDVKVGGKTVKKGRYTMYALESAAKWTVIINKDTDVWGAFKYDASKDVVRIDCPVTKTADVTESFTMLFEKVTDKSINLIMDWDEVMVKMPISW; encoded by the coding sequence ATGAAATTGTTATCGATGATTTTTTTATTTGTTGCGTTTGGTTTTACAGCAACAGCACAGAACGGAAGCAAATTACCGCCATTGGACAAATCGCCGATGGATATGTCGTATTATCCTGTGAACTATCCTGTTCTCCGTATTCAGCCGAATAAAGTAACCGAGCCCTTGATTGCCCGTGTCATTTACAGTCGACCTTCAAAGAGTGGCCGTAAAGTATTTGGTGAGTTGGTGGAGGATGGAAAGATCTGGCGACTGGGTGCCAACGAAGCAACAGAGATCGAGTTTTACCGTGATGTAAAAGTTGGCGGCAAAACGGTAAAGAAAGGTCGTTATACCATGTATGCTTTAGAGAGTGCAGCAAAATGGACGGTGATCATCAATAAAGATACTGATGTGTGGGGCGCATTTAAATACGATGCAAGTAAAGATGTGGTGCGTATTGATTGCCCTGTTACAAAAACAGCCGATGTAACCGAATCATTTACGATGCTGTTTGAAAAAGTAACCGACAAAAGTATCAACCTCATTATGGATTGGGATGAAGTGATGGTGAAAATGCCGATTAGCTGGTAA
- a CDS encoding Spy/CpxP family protein refolding chaperone, with protein sequence MKVLQFLFLFICVGAMAQAQPPADTSRGRGPRVDMYKDLNLTKDQQEKVKAIQDKQREEMEALRNGSLSREEQRTKMMEIRKKYSEQIDAILNAEQKEKLKAKQKEMQEQMEKRRNGGGGPGGQGGGNNNNN encoded by the coding sequence ATGAAAGTACTCCAATTTTTATTCCTTTTTATCTGTGTGGGTGCAATGGCACAGGCGCAGCCACCGGCTGATACTTCAAGAGGCAGAGGTCCACGTGTAGATATGTACAAGGATCTGAACTTAACCAAAGACCAGCAGGAAAAAGTAAAAGCCATCCAGGACAAACAACGTGAAGAGATGGAAGCACTTCGTAACGGCTCACTCAGTCGTGAAGAACAGCGTACAAAGATGATGGAGATCCGCAAAAAATACAGTGAGCAGATCGATGCCATATTAAATGCAGAGCAAAAAGAAAAACTGAAAGCGAAGCAAAAAGAAATGCAGGAGCAGATGGAGAAAAGACGTAATGGCGGCGGTGGCCCCGGCGGACAAGGCGGAGGAAATAACAATAACAATTAA
- a CDS encoding alpha/beta hydrolase encodes MKFLKRLLKWVLIILLVLTIIYFVGPNPSTPVYTNTLPTVPTEAAALENYIAQNEAQHKIKPENEARIIWHNDSTKQKTEYAIVYLHGFSASQEEGDPVHMAIAKKFGCNLYLARLAEHGIDTSEAMLHLTSEKYWESVKQAYAIGKQLGNKVIIMGTSTGGSNALQLAANFPEISSIILLSPNIAINDPNAWLANNPWGLQIARLVKKSDYVDTKDQRDIYKAHWYSHYRLEAVVTLQEYLETAMVPETFSNVKQPTLMLYYYKDEVHQDSVVKVSAMLNMFDELGTVSEQKRKVAMPNTGDHVIGGYIKSNDYQGVETEITKFMIDVLKMPLQTN; translated from the coding sequence ATGAAATTCCTGAAACGATTGCTGAAATGGGTGCTCATTATTCTTCTTGTTCTTACAATTATTTATTTCGTTGGCCCCAACCCATCAACCCCTGTTTATACAAACACATTGCCAACAGTTCCAACTGAGGCAGCCGCTTTGGAAAACTATATCGCACAAAACGAAGCACAACATAAGATCAAACCGGAAAACGAAGCACGGATTATTTGGCACAACGATTCAACCAAACAGAAAACAGAATATGCAATTGTATATCTGCACGGTTTTTCTGCTTCGCAGGAAGAAGGCGACCCTGTGCATATGGCCATTGCCAAAAAGTTTGGCTGCAATTTATATTTAGCACGCTTAGCGGAACATGGTATTGATACAAGTGAAGCGATGTTGCATCTTACATCGGAAAAATATTGGGAGAGTGTAAAGCAAGCCTATGCCATCGGTAAACAACTTGGTAATAAAGTGATCATCATGGGCACTTCAACAGGTGGAAGTAATGCATTACAACTGGCGGCCAACTTTCCCGAGATCTCTTCGATCATTCTTTTATCACCCAATATTGCCATTAATGATCCCAATGCATGGCTTGCCAATAACCCATGGGGTTTACAAATTGCAAGACTGGTAAAGAAATCAGATTATGTTGATACAAAAGATCAACGTGATATTTATAAAGCACATTGGTACTCACATTACAGGCTTGAAGCTGTTGTGACTCTGCAGGAATATTTAGAAACAGCGATGGTTCCTGAAACATTCAGTAATGTAAAGCAGCCAACACTCATGTTGTACTATTATAAAGATGAGGTGCACCAGGATAGTGTGGTGAAAGTAAGTGCTATGCTGAACATGTTTGATGAACTTGGCACAGTATCTGAACAAAAAAGAAAAGTGGCCATGCCAAATACAGGCGATCATGTGATTGGTGGTTATATTAAATCGAACGATTACCAGGGCGTGGAAACAGAAATAACAAAGTTTATGATAGACGTTTTAAAAATGCCGCTTCAAACTAATTGA
- the uvrB gene encoding excinuclease ABC subunit UvrB, with product MPFQLHSPYSPSGDQPQAIQQLTEGILNGEKYQTLLGVTGSGKTFTMANVIQNVQRPTLVLTHNKTLVAQLYGEFKQFFPDNAVGYFVSYYDYYQPEAYMPVSGTYIEKDLSINEELDKLRLQATSELLSGRRDIIVVASVSCIYGMGNPVDFENGIIRIQKKQTLSRQGFLHSLVNSLYSRTQGDFTRGTFRVKGDTVDINLPYVDFGYRISFFGDEIEEIETIDIKSGKRIGKVENAAIFPANLYIAPKDQMQQIIYEIQDEAAAQVEYFKREGKYIEAQRLKERTDYDLEMIRELGYCNGIENYSRFFDRRTPGTRPFCLLDYFPKDYLMVIDESHQTIPQVSGMYGGDRSRKLVLVDYGFRLPSAMDNRPQNFHEFESLLNQVVFVSATPDDYELEKTGGVVVEQVVRPTGLLDPPIEIRPSVNQIDDLLDEIDKRVKKGDRVLVTTLTKRMAEEMDKYLKRINIKSKYIHSEVDTLERIEILRDLRLGVIDVLVGVNLLREGLDLPEVSLVAILDADKEGFLRNEKSLTQTAGRAARNVDGLVIFYADKMTESMRRTIEETSRRREKQIQYNIEHGITPRTIKKSIEQVMGQTAVLDIKGYDPAKSYALAPDGELVEAAEDQEIYQTIPQMEKAIARTKKQMEKAARDLDFMEAARLRDEMFRLQKELDTMKK from the coding sequence ATGCCTTTTCAACTTCATTCACCTTATTCTCCCTCCGGCGATCAGCCGCAGGCTATTCAACAGCTTACCGAAGGAATTTTAAACGGGGAGAAATACCAAACCTTACTTGGTGTAACAGGTAGTGGTAAAACATTTACCATGGCCAATGTGATCCAGAATGTACAACGGCCAACGCTTGTGCTTACACATAACAAAACATTGGTGGCGCAGTTGTATGGTGAGTTCAAACAATTCTTTCCTGATAATGCTGTGGGTTATTTTGTAAGCTATTACGATTACTATCAACCCGAAGCATATATGCCTGTGAGTGGTACCTACATTGAAAAAGATCTCAGCATAAACGAAGAGCTTGACAAACTGCGTTTACAGGCTACCAGTGAATTGTTAAGCGGACGAAGAGATATTATTGTGGTAGCGAGTGTGAGTTGCATTTATGGTATGGGTAACCCGGTTGATTTTGAAAATGGCATCATCCGTATTCAAAAGAAACAGACACTTTCACGACAAGGCTTTCTGCATTCATTGGTGAATAGTTTATACAGCCGCACACAAGGTGATTTTACAAGGGGTACATTTCGTGTAAAAGGCGATACCGTTGATATTAATCTTCCTTATGTCGATTTCGGTTACCGCATCAGTTTTTTTGGTGATGAAATTGAAGAGATCGAAACCATTGATATCAAATCAGGAAAACGAATTGGTAAAGTTGAGAACGCTGCCATCTTCCCGGCCAACTTATACATCGCACCAAAAGACCAGATGCAACAGATTATTTATGAAATACAAGACGAAGCGGCTGCACAGGTTGAGTACTTTAAACGTGAAGGCAAATACATTGAAGCGCAACGATTGAAAGAACGCACCGATTATGATCTGGAGATGATCCGTGAGCTTGGTTATTGCAACGGTATTGAAAACTATTCCCGATTTTTTGATCGACGTACGCCAGGTACAAGACCGTTCTGTTTGCTGGATTATTTCCCGAAGGATTATTTAATGGTCATTGATGAAAGTCATCAAACCATTCCGCAGGTAAGTGGTATGTATGGTGGCGACAGAAGCAGAAAACTGGTATTGGTTGATTATGGTTTTCGTTTACCGAGTGCAATGGATAACCGTCCGCAGAACTTTCACGAGTTTGAAAGTTTGCTCAACCAGGTTGTGTTTGTTAGTGCTACTCCTGATGATTATGAATTAGAAAAAACAGGTGGTGTGGTAGTAGAGCAGGTTGTTCGTCCAACAGGTTTGTTGGATCCGCCGATCGAAATCCGGCCAAGTGTAAACCAGATCGACGATCTGCTGGATGAAATTGATAAGCGGGTAAAGAAGGGTGATCGTGTATTGGTTACAACATTAACCAAACGTATGGCAGAAGAAATGGACAAATACCTGAAGCGGATCAATATCAAATCAAAATATATTCATAGCGAAGTGGACACGTTGGAGCGAATTGAAATTTTGCGTGATCTCCGCTTGGGCGTTATTGATGTGTTGGTGGGTGTAAACCTCTTGCGTGAAGGATTGGATTTACCTGAAGTATCGCTCGTTGCAATTCTTGATGCAGATAAGGAAGGATTCCTGCGTAATGAAAAAAGTTTAACACAAACCGCTGGTCGTGCTGCACGTAATGTCGATGGATTGGTGATCTTTTATGCTGATAAGATGACGGAGAGCATGCGCCGCACCATTGAAGAAACAAGCAGACGAAGAGAAAAACAGATCCAGTATAACATTGAACACGGCATTACACCACGTACCATCAAAAAAAGTATTGAACAGGTGATGGGGCAGACGGCTGTGCTTGATATTAAAGGCTACGATCCTGCAAAATCATATGCGCTTGCTCCCGATGGTGAATTAGTAGAAGCAGCCGAAGACCAGGAAATATATCAAACTATTCCGCAAATGGAGAAAGCGATTGCCAGAACCAAGAAGCAAATGGAAAAAGCAGCACGTGACCTGGATTTTATGGAAGCTGCACGTTTACGGGATGAAATGTTCAGATTACAGAAAGAACTGGACACAATGAAGAAATAG
- a CDS encoding TIGR02757 family protein has product MKQQELKKFLNAKVDFYNQPSFIKDDPICIPHLFTQKQDIEIAGFFAAIFAWGNRTTIINKAKELMQLMDMQPHQFCLNQNSGRLKKLGGFKHRTFTADDLYYFIEFFQRHYSKHDTLESAFFPKKGMSVEEGLNHFKNYFFSFEHLKRTEKHVSAPMQKSTCKRLNMYLRWMVRDDNKGVDFGIWKNIKPADLICPLDVHVSRVARQYDLLHRKQDDWEAALELTANLRILDKNDPVKYDFALFGTGVMENKL; this is encoded by the coding sequence ATGAAACAACAAGAATTAAAAAAGTTCCTTAATGCGAAGGTTGATTTCTACAATCAACCTTCGTTCATTAAAGATGATCCCATCTGCATACCTCACCTGTTTACCCAAAAACAGGATATTGAAATTGCTGGTTTCTTTGCAGCCATCTTTGCGTGGGGCAACCGCACCACCATCATCAACAAAGCAAAAGAGTTAATGCAGTTGATGGATATGCAGCCACATCAATTTTGCCTCAACCAAAACTCCGGCAGATTGAAAAAATTAGGTGGATTTAAACACAGAACATTTACTGCTGACGATCTCTATTATTTTATTGAATTTTTTCAACGGCATTACAGCAAGCATGATACTTTAGAATCCGCTTTCTTCCCAAAAAAAGGAATGTCGGTAGAAGAAGGATTGAATCATTTTAAAAACTATTTCTTTTCATTCGAACATTTGAAGCGAACCGAGAAACATGTTTCGGCACCCATGCAAAAATCAACCTGCAAGCGTTTGAATATGTATTTGCGCTGGATGGTAAGAGATGATAACAAAGGAGTCGATTTTGGTATTTGGAAAAACATCAAGCCTGCCGATCTTATTTGCCCGTTAGATGTACATGTATCAAGAGTAGCAAGACAATACGATCTGCTTCATCGAAAGCAAGACGATTGGGAAGCAGCACTTGAACTCACAGCCAATCTTCGTATCTTAGATAAGAACGATCCCGTGAAATATGATTTTGCATTATTCGGTACAGGTGTAATGGAAAATAAACTTTAG
- a CDS encoding cystathionine gamma-synthase, which yields MTGVISVRRICCNSSSLQSVRRERLTKKIYIMKLDTKMIHAGSHPDPSTGAIMTPIYQTSTYVQEAPGVNKGFEYARSQNPTRFALEEAVAVIENGKFGLVFGSGVAATDAVIKLLAPGDEVIAASDMYGGTYRLFMKVFEKFGLKFIYVDTTNPENVKAAITANTKLIWLETPTNPLMNITDIKAVSVIAKEAGSLLCVDNTFASPYLQNPLDLGADIVMHSATKYLGGHSDVIQGCLVMNDKDLREKLYFIQKSSGAVPGPMDCFLVLRGIKTLAVRMRAHCANGAKIAHWLKANPKVAKVYWPGFTDHPGHEIAKAQMRDFGGMISFELKDDSIEEARRVLSSTHLFALAESLGGVESLINHPASMTHASIPREKRIKDGLHDSLIRLSVGIEDADDLIEDLAKAIG from the coding sequence ATGACTGGCGTTATTTCTGTGCGGCGCATCTGTTGTAATTCCTCATCTTTGCAATCCGTCCGACGAGAGCGTCTGACGAAAAAAATATACATTATGAAACTAGATACTAAAATGATCCATGCCGGTTCACATCCCGATCCTTCAACCGGCGCTATTATGACCCCCATTTATCAAACCAGTACGTATGTGCAGGAAGCGCCGGGTGTCAACAAAGGATTTGAATATGCAAGAAGCCAGAACCCGACCCGTTTTGCATTGGAAGAAGCAGTGGCCGTAATTGAAAACGGAAAGTTTGGTTTGGTGTTTGGCAGTGGTGTGGCTGCAACAGATGCAGTGATCAAACTACTTGCACCCGGTGATGAAGTGATCGCAGCAAGTGATATGTATGGTGGTACGTATCGTTTGTTCATGAAAGTGTTTGAAAAGTTCGGATTGAAATTTATTTATGTTGATACCACCAATCCTGAAAATGTAAAAGCAGCGATTACTGCCAATACAAAACTCATTTGGTTAGAAACACCAACGAACCCGTTGATGAATATTACCGACATCAAAGCAGTTTCTGTTATCGCCAAAGAAGCGGGATCACTGCTTTGCGTTGACAATACATTTGCATCCCCTTATTTACAAAATCCGCTAGATCTTGGTGCTGATATCGTGATGCACTCTGCTACAAAATATCTTGGCGGTCACAGTGATGTGATACAAGGTTGTTTGGTGATGAATGATAAAGATCTACGTGAAAAACTATATTTCATCCAGAAAAGCTCTGGCGCAGTTCCCGGACCAATGGATTGTTTTCTTGTGTTGCGTGGTATTAAAACATTGGCTGTGCGTATGAGAGCGCATTGCGCCAACGGTGCAAAAATTGCACATTGGTTAAAAGCAAATCCAAAAGTGGCGAAAGTTTATTGGCCCGGCTTTACTGATCATCCCGGTCATGAAATCGCAAAAGCACAAATGCGTGACTTTGGGGGTATGATCAGTTTTGAATTAAAAGATGACAGTATTGAAGAAGCAAGAAGAGTATTATCATCCACGCATTTATTTGCATTGGCTGAAAGTTTAGGTGGTGTGGAGAGTTTGATCAATCACCCGGCAAGTATGACACATGCATCAATCCCCAGAGAAAAACGTATCAAAGATGGTTTGCATGATTCGCTGATCCGTTTAAGTGTGGGTATTGAAGATGCCGATGATCTGATTGAAGATCTGGCGAAAGCGATTGGGTAA
- a CDS encoding acyl carrier protein phosphodiesterase has translation MNYLAHAYLSFHQPELLVGNMISDYVKGKKKFDYSPGIQQGIELHRIIDSFTDDHAATKEAKEVFRPHYRLYAGAFVDVVYDHYLATDPLIFNNDSLEEFAANTYTMLEPYTAVFPERFARMFPYMKTQNWLYNYSNKWGIENSLHGVVRRATYLTESATAFALFEEHDATLRKCYQAFFPEMIAVVKNWIEEK, from the coding sequence ATGAATTATCTCGCCCACGCCTACCTGTCGTTTCACCAGCCCGAGTTACTCGTGGGTAATATGATCAGCGATTATGTGAAAGGCAAAAAGAAATTCGACTATTCGCCAGGCATTCAACAGGGCATCGAACTCCATCGTATTATCGATTCATTTACCGACGATCATGCAGCCACCAAAGAAGCAAAAGAAGTTTTCAGACCACATTATCGTTTATATGCAGGGGCTTTTGTTGATGTGGTATACGATCATTATCTCGCCACCGATCCATTGATTTTCAATAATGATTCACTGGAAGAGTTTGCGGCGAATACCTATACAATGCTTGAACCTTATACTGCTGTTTTCCCAGAACGGTTTGCACGCATGTTCCCTTATATGAAAACACAGAACTGGCTTTACAACTACAGTAATAAATGGGGAATTGAAAACAGTTTACACGGAGTAGTGCGGCGTGCAACTTACTTAACCGAAAGCGCAACAGCCTTTGCATTGTTCGAAGAACATGATGCAACCTTGCGGAAATGTTACCAGGCTTTCTTTCCGGAAATGATTGCTGTGGTAAAGAATTGGATAGAGGAAAAATAG